Proteins encoded by one window of Clostridium cagae:
- a CDS encoding phospho-sugar mutase, translating into MDYKEKYNSWINSESINEETKNELKAICDEKEIEDRFYKDLEFGTGGLRGVIGAGSNRMNVYSVSKATQGFANYLNENFNKPAVAIAYDSRNMSKEFAKAAALTLCANNVKVYLYESLRPTPVLSFATRELKCSGGIVVTASHNPKQYNGYKVYDEFGGQVTDDKANKIITCVNQIEDFSQIKIIDEKDALEKGLLEYVGEELDKTYMEKVKSLTIRKELVSEKANTLNVIYTPIHGSGNVPVRRVLKELGYTNVEVVKEQEAPDGNFPTASYPNPENPDVFKLALNMAQSTNPDIIFGTDPDCDRIGVVVKDSKGEYKVLTGNQTGLLLTHYILSSLKETNKLPENGVVIKTIVTTEGAKAIADDFNIEILDVLTGFKYIGEKIREFKESGEYTYLFGFEESYGYLAGDFVRDKDAVIASMLICEMCLYYKEHGKSLYDALIELYEKYGYFKETLVSLELAGKEGQEKIASCIDAMRNSNITEINNVKVVKKLDYKLSTDEDIINGTKVAINLPKSNVLKFILEDDSYFVVRPSGTEPKMKVYLSIKGNSVTDAEKQISEFKENVMNLINEKLN; encoded by the coding sequence ATGGATTATAAAGAAAAATATAACTCATGGATTAATTCTGAGAGTATAAATGAAGAAACAAAGAATGAATTAAAAGCAATATGTGATGAAAAAGAAATAGAAGATAGATTTTATAAAGATTTAGAATTTGGTACAGGTGGATTAAGAGGTGTAATTGGAGCTGGAAGCAATAGAATGAATGTATATAGTGTTTCAAAAGCAACTCAAGGTTTTGCTAATTACTTAAATGAAAACTTTAATAAACCAGCAGTTGCAATTGCATACGATTCTAGAAATATGTCAAAAGAATTTGCTAAGGCAGCAGCACTTACATTATGCGCTAACAATGTAAAAGTATACTTATATGAAAGTTTAAGACCAACACCAGTTTTATCTTTTGCTACAAGAGAACTAAAATGTAGTGGTGGAATAGTTGTAACTGCTTCACATAATCCAAAACAATACAATGGATATAAGGTTTATGATGAATTTGGAGGACAAGTTACAGATGACAAAGCTAACAAAATAATAACTTGTGTTAACCAAATTGAAGATTTTTCACAAATTAAAATTATAGATGAAAAAGATGCGTTAGAAAAAGGTTTACTTGAATATGTAGGTGAAGAATTAGATAAAACTTATATGGAAAAAGTAAAATCTTTAACTATTAGAAAAGAATTAGTTAGTGAAAAAGCTAATACTTTAAATGTTATATATACTCCAATTCATGGATCAGGTAATGTTCCAGTTAGAAGAGTATTAAAAGAATTAGGATATACAAATGTAGAAGTTGTAAAAGAACAAGAAGCTCCAGATGGAAACTTTCCAACAGCATCTTATCCTAATCCAGAAAATCCAGATGTATTTAAATTAGCTTTAAATATGGCACAAAGCACAAATCCAGATATAATATTTGGAACAGATCCAGATTGTGATAGAATTGGTGTTGTTGTAAAAGACAGCAAAGGTGAATATAAAGTTTTAACTGGTAACCAAACCGGATTATTATTAACTCATTATATATTAAGTTCATTAAAAGAAACTAATAAGTTACCTGAAAATGGAGTAGTTATTAAGACAATAGTAACTACGGAAGGTGCTAAAGCAATTGCTGATGATTTTAATATAGAAATATTAGATGTACTAACTGGATTTAAATATATAGGAGAAAAGATAAGAGAATTTAAAGAATCAGGGGAATATACTTACTTATTTGGATTTGAAGAAAGTTATGGATATCTTGCAGGAGACTTTGTTCGTGATAAAGATGCAGTAATAGCTTCAATGTTAATATGTGAAATGTGCTTATATTATAAAGAACATGGTAAGAGTTTATATGATGCTTTAATAGAATTATATGAAAAATATGGATACTTTAAAGAAACTCTTGTATCTCTAGAATTAGCAGGAAAAGAAGGTCAAGAAAAAATTGCTTCTTGTATAGATGCTATGAGAAATAGTAATATAACTGAAATTAACAATGTAAAAGTAGTTAAAAAGTTAGATTATAAATTAAGTACAGATGAGGATATTATAAATGGTACTAAGGTAGCAATTAATTTACCAAAATCAAATGTATTAAAGTTTATACTTGAAGATGATTCTTATTTTGTAGTTAGACCATCAGGAACTGAGCCAAAGATGAAGGTTTATTTATCTATTAAGGGAAATAGCGTGACTGATGCAGAAAAACAAATATCAGAATTTAAAGAAAATGTTATGAATTTAATTAATGAAAAATTAAACTAA
- a CDS encoding endonuclease MutS2, whose amino-acid sequence MNKRSLRVLEFNKVKEILKKYAYSSSAKKLVDELVPYDNTYEINNSLEESNEALEILMKKGNPPIEGLCDIGDILQRAKKGGTLTPEQLLKVLGMLTATRRMQEFFKREEQEVSFPKLEDLAYILAPINDLEKEIERSILSEDEVSDNASTTLYNIRRSLKEKNSSVREKINSIVRSNSKYLQDSLYTIRGDRYVIPVKAEYKSSVPGLVHDQSSTGATLFIEPMGLVNLNNEIKELMLKEKAEIDRVLSALSLKVKMNAEHCESNFKILTNLDFIFSKGKYACELNAIKPMVRDDGIFNIMSGRHPLIEKDKVVPLDVVLGDEFDTLMITGPNTGGKTVTLKTVGLLHIMALSGLLIPASSNSSVSFFKEVFADIGDEQSIEQSLSTFSSHLTNIVNIMEYDNRQSLILFDELGGGTDPAEGAALAIAIIENLSSKGAKLIATTHYSELKAYALNKDRVENASVEFDINTLRPTYRLLIGVPGKSNAFEISKRIGLGKEVIDCAKNYMSKENLEFEGLIRNLQEKSIIAKKDARDAKVIKDEADNLKKKYEQKLERLEKVKDKAYMDAREEAKKIVANAKDEADEILKAMRELEKLGIGSGGRQRLEEERKKLKDSLEEKEKNLYKMKENDGEVLEKVALGMEAFLPSLNQTVVVISMPDNRGEVQVEAGIMKISVKLKDLRKTKQSKVEKVKKKRELKLHFSKVENRIDLRGLDAEEACYRVDKYLDDAYMGNLGEVTIVHGKGTGILRKAINDMLKRHVHVKNYRLGGYGEGGDGATIVELK is encoded by the coding sequence ATGAACAAGAGATCTTTAAGAGTTTTAGAATTTAATAAAGTAAAGGAAATACTTAAAAAGTATGCATATAGCAGTTCTGCTAAGAAATTAGTAGATGAACTTGTACCTTATGACAATACATATGAAATAAATAATAGCTTAGAAGAATCTAATGAGGCACTTGAAATATTGATGAAAAAGGGTAATCCTCCAATAGAAGGGCTTTGTGATATAGGAGATATACTTCAAAGAGCGAAAAAAGGAGGTACATTAACTCCAGAACAACTATTAAAGGTATTAGGAATGCTTACAGCAACTAGAAGAATGCAGGAATTTTTTAAAAGAGAAGAACAAGAAGTATCTTTTCCTAAGTTAGAAGATTTAGCGTATATATTAGCGCCGATTAATGACTTAGAAAAAGAAATTGAGAGGTCTATTTTATCAGAAGATGAAGTTAGTGATAATGCTAGTACTACTTTATATAATATAAGAAGAAGTTTAAAAGAAAAGAATTCTTCAGTAAGAGAAAAAATAAATTCAATAGTTAGAAGTAATTCAAAGTATTTACAAGACTCTTTATATACAATAAGAGGAGATAGATATGTAATTCCAGTAAAGGCTGAATATAAGAGTTCAGTTCCAGGACTTGTACATGATCAGAGTTCAACAGGAGCCACTCTTTTTATAGAACCTATGGGGTTAGTTAATTTAAATAATGAAATAAAAGAACTTATGCTAAAAGAAAAGGCTGAAATAGATAGGGTACTTTCTGCATTGTCATTAAAAGTAAAAATGAATGCAGAACACTGTGAGAGTAATTTTAAAATACTTACTAATTTAGATTTTATTTTTTCAAAGGGTAAATATGCATGTGAATTAAATGCAATAAAACCTATGGTAAGAGATGACGGAATATTTAACATAATGTCTGGTAGACATCCTTTAATTGAAAAAGATAAAGTTGTGCCTTTAGATGTTGTTTTAGGTGATGAATTTGATACTTTAATGATAACTGGACCTAATACAGGTGGTAAAACTGTTACATTAAAAACAGTGGGATTGCTTCATATAATGGCATTGAGTGGACTGCTTATACCTGCAAGTTCTAATTCATCGGTATCATTTTTTAAGGAAGTATTCGCTGATATAGGAGATGAACAAAGTATTGAACAAAGTTTATCAACTTTTTCATCTCATTTAACTAATATAGTAAATATCATGGAATATGATAATAGACAATCACTTATTTTATTTGATGAATTAGGTGGAGGAACTGACCCAGCAGAAGGTGCAGCCCTTGCAATAGCTATTATAGAAAATTTAAGTAGTAAAGGTGCAAAACTAATAGCAACAACTCACTATAGTGAATTAAAAGCATATGCATTAAATAAAGATCGAGTTGAAAATGCATCTGTAGAGTTTGATATTAATACATTAAGACCTACATATAGGTTATTAATTGGAGTTCCAGGAAAATCTAATGCATTTGAGATTTCTAAAAGAATAGGACTTGGAAAAGAAGTTATAGATTGTGCAAAAAATTATATGTCTAAAGAAAATTTAGAGTTTGAAGGCTTAATAAGAAATCTTCAAGAAAAAAGCATTATTGCTAAAAAAGATGCGAGAGATGCTAAAGTTATTAAGGATGAGGCAGATAACTTAAAGAAAAAATATGAACAAAAACTTGAAAGACTTGAAAAAGTTAAAGATAAAGCTTATATGGATGCTAGAGAAGAAGCTAAAAAGATAGTAGCTAATGCAAAAGATGAAGCTGATGAAATATTAAAAGCTATGAGAGAACTTGAAAAACTTGGTATTGGAAGTGGCGGAAGACAAAGATTAGAAGAAGAACGTAAAAAACTTAAAGATAGTTTAGAAGAAAAAGAAAAGAATCTATATAAGATGAAAGAAAATGATGGTGAAGTACTTGAAAAGGTAGCTTTAGGAATGGAAGCATTTTTACCATCTTTAAATCAAACTGTTGTAGTAATTTCTATGCCTGATAATAGAGGGGAAGTACAAGTTGAAGCTGGAATTATGAAAATTTCAGTTAAGTTAAAGGATCTTAGAAAAACTAAACAATCTAAAGTTGAAAAGGTAAAGAAAAAGAGAGAATTAAAATTACATTTTAGTAAAGTTGAAAATCGTATAGATTTAAGAGGTTTAGATGCAGAAGAAGCTTGCTATAGAGTAGATAAATATTTAGATGATGCTTATATGGGGAATCTTGGGGAAGTGACAATAGTTCATGGAAAAGGTACTGGAATTCTTAGAAAAGCAATAAATGATATGCTTAAGAGACATGTACATGTTAAAAACTATAGATTAGGTGGATATGGTGAAGGCGGAGATGGTGCAACAATAGTTGAACTAAAATAA
- the zapA gene encoding cell division protein ZapA, whose translation MIKVTVNINGMDYNLKGDKNEQYLVDLADFVDSKVKEIMSKNSRLSTSAATVLAAVNIADELYECDFNLRNAINKKKNIETEKSELIQKVDKLNEDLKTTLVEKTKIQEQLVNGEQSLKEKYAEIEQQLATLGEEATNLKKEKNLLLEKNTKLENSLREVNNLKNVLNKEVVELKERNKILNKKVDESKGKEVDLRSKLQESSGKIKELENKCNNLDNKFNELNILNTDNSLELEKMIKVKTKLEEENSILMEKSKSLEDNCLTLQKNIEELTLLVSNEKSNKQLLQEEYIKCKKELENISDLYYETDKEVINFKQKIEQINKENEKLNSKINIEVKNKRVLEENIRKLNSNINSINNEKSKIKQENSKLSEELKILREKNSKLVFNEDNNKKTINIKHKEIEELKGDLSNKDKSLIDIKSMLNGKEKTLEKLKVDLDEKEKSLETLKNTLSKKDASVVELENKVEELNKHKITLMERSKTINNNLRTSKYKVMELKDKLLNVEIELAALKRQQLLNSKTKKIIAPLSHKK comes from the coding sequence ATGATTAAGGTAACAGTTAATATAAATGGTATGGATTACAACTTAAAAGGTGATAAAAATGAACAATACTTAGTTGATTTAGCTGATTTTGTTGATAGTAAAGTAAAAGAGATAATGAGTAAAAACTCTAGATTAAGCACTAGTGCCGCAACGGTACTTGCAGCAGTAAATATAGCAGATGAACTTTACGAATGTGATTTTAATTTAAGAAATGCCATTAATAAGAAGAAAAATATAGAAACTGAAAAAAGTGAATTAATTCAAAAAGTAGACAAGTTAAATGAAGATTTAAAAACAACACTAGTAGAGAAAACAAAGATTCAAGAACAATTAGTAAATGGAGAGCAATCTTTAAAAGAAAAATATGCAGAGATAGAACAACAACTTGCTACTTTAGGAGAAGAAGCAACTAATCTAAAAAAAGAAAAAAATCTACTGTTAGAAAAAAATACTAAATTAGAGAATAGTTTAAGAGAAGTTAATAATTTAAAAAATGTATTAAATAAAGAAGTCGTAGAACTAAAAGAAAGAAATAAAATTCTTAATAAAAAGGTAGATGAATCTAAAGGAAAAGAAGTAGATTTAAGAAGTAAACTACAAGAGTCAAGTGGAAAAATTAAAGAACTAGAAAATAAATGCAATAATTTAGATAATAAGTTTAATGAGTTAAATATTTTAAATACAGATAATTCATTAGAACTTGAAAAAATGATTAAAGTTAAGACTAAACTAGAAGAAGAAAATTCTATTTTGATGGAAAAAAGTAAATCTTTAGAAGATAATTGCTTAACTTTACAAAAAAATATAGAAGAATTAACATTACTAGTATCAAATGAAAAAAGTAATAAACAATTACTTCAAGAAGAGTATATTAAGTGTAAAAAAGAGCTTGAAAATATAAGTGATCTTTATTATGAAACTGATAAGGAAGTTATAAATTTCAAACAAAAAATAGAACAAATTAATAAAGAAAATGAAAAATTAAATTCTAAGATAAATATAGAAGTGAAAAATAAAAGAGTATTAGAGGAAAATATTCGAAAATTAAATAGTAATATTAATTCAATAAATAATGAAAAAAGTAAAATAAAACAAGAAAATTCAAAATTAAGTGAAGAGCTTAAAATTCTAAGAGAAAAGAATTCTAAGTTGGTTTTTAACGAGGACAATAATAAAAAGACAATAAATATAAAACATAAGGAAATCGAAGAATTAAAAGGTGATTTAAGCAATAAAGACAAATCATTAATAGATATAAAAAGTATGTTAAATGGAAAAGAAAAGACATTAGAAAAATTAAAAGTTGACTTAGATGAAAAAGAGAAGAGCTTAGAAACCTTAAAAAATACTTTAAGCAAAAAGGATGCTTCTGTAGTAGAATTGGAAAATAAAGTTGAAGAATTAAATAAGCATAAGATTACACTTATGGAAAGAAGCAAAACTATAAATAATAATCTTAGAACATCTAAGTATAAAGTTATGGAATTAAAGGATAAACTATTAAATGTAGAAATAGAATTAGCAGCATTAAAAAGACAACAATTATTAAATAGTAAAACAAAAAAAATTATAGCACCACTTTCACATAAAAAGTAG
- a CDS encoding tetratricopeptide repeat protein, with translation MDYKTMLKERLSKILFLEMDIEGFKKTVNIPEYVTFKNKDLYMPISSEYITSNVNDEIKMKNLPIYYFIEGMFICFACDEKLRFNDDYGIILTYIANAEEAIKSLIANRIKEERLEEAYILLKGLYIYNREEEVFKNLLLTGEALREKDSKFKSILLQDIEEGKIKFKNMSEPYLYNALILRDDGDFINAKEEINSYLNKGGVKSNDIDQIINDINNVSQYEKAIELLNEKPEKAIEMLLPLVDQFETNPLLHYYLAVGYRNLENYEKAIYYLNQSLSIESGILEVVNELGINYACLGNYEEAIKYFKKAFEASRDVEICTNIIMCYMNLGDNEQAKLHLEIAKKLKPEDEIVNQLEKALTK, from the coding sequence ATGGATTATAAAACAATGTTGAAAGAAAGATTAAGTAAGATATTATTTTTAGAAATGGATATAGAGGGATTTAAAAAGACTGTAAATATTCCGGAATATGTGACATTTAAAAATAAAGATTTATATATGCCTATAAGTTCAGAATATATAACATCTAATGTTAATGATGAAATAAAAATGAAGAACTTACCTATATATTATTTTATTGAAGGAATGTTTATATGTTTTGCATGTGATGAAAAATTAAGATTTAATGATGACTATGGAATCATTTTAACTTATATTGCTAATGCAGAAGAAGCTATAAAAAGTCTTATAGCTAATAGAATTAAAGAAGAAAGATTAGAAGAAGCTTATATATTATTAAAAGGATTATATATATATAATAGAGAAGAAGAGGTTTTTAAAAATCTATTATTAACAGGAGAAGCATTAAGAGAAAAGGATTCTAAATTCAAATCAATATTATTACAAGATATTGAAGAAGGAAAGATAAAATTTAAAAATATGTCAGAACCTTACTTGTATAATGCACTTATATTAAGAGATGATGGAGACTTTATAAATGCTAAAGAAGAAATTAATAGCTACCTAAATAAAGGTGGAGTAAAGAGCAACGATATAGATCAAATAATCAACGATATTAACAATGTAAGTCAATATGAAAAAGCAATAGAGCTTTTAAATGAAAAGCCAGAAAAAGCAATAGAAATGTTATTGCCATTAGTTGACCAATTTGAAACAAATCCACTTTTACATTATTATTTAGCAGTTGGATATAGAAATTTAGAAAACTATGAAAAAGCTATATACTACTTAAATCAAAGTTTAAGTATTGAATCAGGTATATTAGAAGTAGTCAATGAACTTGGTATAAATTATGCTTGTCTTGGTAATTATGAAGAAGCAATAAAATACTTTAAAAAGGCTTTTGAAGCATCAAGAGATGTTGAAATTTGTACTAACATAATAATGTGTTATATGAATTTAGGAGATAATGAACAAGCAAAACTTCATTTAGAAATTGCTAAAAAATTAAAGCCTGAAGATGAAATTGTTAATCAATTAGAAAAAGCTTTAACTAAATAG
- a CDS encoding DUF523 domain-containing protein, giving the protein MYIISACLCGVNCKYSGENNLNEKCAELFRKGKAILVCPEQLGGLSTPRTQVELKNSAQDILEGHGIAITKDGLDVTNQFVKGAYETLKIAKEVNVTKAILKEKSPSCGVNKVYDGSFQGNKIDGMGLTAYLLQKEGIEVFSEEDIEPNNEKLIYLNEYFENKLKRKRFLNLGEDDFDYDESLDLTECLDEFSDLPSRVKDNVKRLMISLAEDLMGFTEVDEISEATGLTIEEITSIKNEYEQP; this is encoded by the coding sequence ATGTATATTATAAGTGCATGTTTATGTGGAGTTAACTGTAAATATAGTGGAGAAAACAACTTAAATGAAAAATGTGCTGAATTGTTTAGAAAAGGAAAGGCTATTTTGGTATGTCCTGAACAACTTGGAGGATTAAGTACTCCTAGAACTCAAGTAGAATTAAAAAATTCTGCTCAGGATATACTAGAAGGGCATGGAATAGCAATTACAAAAGATGGTTTAGATGTTACAAATCAATTTGTAAAAGGTGCATATGAAACATTAAAGATAGCTAAAGAAGTGAACGTTACAAAGGCTATTTTAAAAGAAAAAAGTCCATCGTGTGGTGTTAATAAAGTATATGATGGAAGCTTTCAAGGAAATAAAATAGATGGAATGGGACTTACTGCGTACTTATTGCAAAAAGAAGGAATAGAAGTATTTTCTGAAGAAGATATAGAACCTAATAATGAAAAATTAATATACTTAAATGAATATTTTGAAAATAAATTAAAAAGAAAAAGATTTTTAAACTTAGGGGAAGATGATTTTGATTATGATGAGTCATTAGATTTGACAGAATGTTTAGATGAATTTTCTGATTTGCCAAGTCGAGTTAAGGATAATGTAAAAAGGCTAATGATATCTTTAGCAGAAGATCTCATGGGATTTACTGAAGTAGATGAAATTTCAGAAGCTACAGGGTTAACAATAGAAGAAATTACAAGTATAAAGAATGAATATGAACAACCGTAA
- a CDS encoding WecB/TagA/CpsF family glycosyltransferase produces the protein MFTDILNFKIFNGSKKELMKYIEKFEKINIISGNPEILFNGLNNKILNRCFKEDNSVIIPDGVGTVLASKLLKNPVKEKIAGIEVMKELLSKANLENKSIYLLGAKEEVIQKCGENIKNEFNNLDICGLHNGYFDLDSCAEIIDEIKEKKPWAIFIAMGCPRQEYFIEKYMDILPCNIFMGVGGSFDIFSGISKRAPKWMINLGLEWLYRVTKEPWRITRLTSIPKFLIKVLKYNKR, from the coding sequence ATGTTTACAGATATACTTAATTTTAAAATATTTAATGGCAGCAAAAAAGAACTTATGAAATACATAGAGAAATTTGAAAAGATAAATATTATATCAGGAAATCCAGAGATATTATTTAATGGATTAAATAATAAAATACTTAATAGATGTTTTAAAGAAGACAACTCAGTAATTATTCCTGATGGGGTAGGGACAGTGCTTGCTTCTAAATTGTTAAAAAATCCAGTAAAAGAAAAAATAGCTGGAATAGAGGTTATGAAAGAGCTTTTATCAAAAGCTAATTTAGAAAATAAATCTATTTATTTATTAGGAGCAAAAGAAGAAGTAATTCAAAAATGTGGAGAAAATATTAAAAATGAATTTAATAATTTAGATATATGCGGTTTACATAATGGATATTTTGATTTAGATAGTTGTGCTGAAATAATAGATGAAATAAAAGAGAAAAAGCCTTGGGCAATTTTTATTGCTATGGGGTGTCCGAGACAAGAATATTTTATTGAAAAATATATGGATATATTACCTTGCAATATATTTATGGGTGTTGGAGGAAGTTTTGATATATTTTCAGGTATTTCTAAAAGAGCACCTAAATGGATGATAAATTTAGGGCTTGAATGGCTTTACAGGGTGACAAAGGAACCTTGGAGAATAACAAGACTTACTTCTATACCTAAATTTTTAATAAAAGTATTAAAGTACAATAAAAGGTGA
- a CDS encoding DUF3656 domain-containing U32 family peptidase, with product MKKIELLAPAGSMESLIAAINRGADAIYLGGNKFSARAYASNFDNEMMMKAVDYAHSYGVKVYVTINTLLKESEIKEALKYAGYLYDIGVDALIIQDTGLINLIQNTYLDFELHASTQMTVHNGEGAMYFTEKGLSRIVLSRELSLNEIKYISKDLGIETEIFVHGALCVCYSGQCLMSSMIGGRSGNRGRCAQPCRMEYTIKGENTAPKKAYLLSPKDMCLIDDVEEIIKSGTASLKVEGRMKRPEYVSGVVDTYRRAIDKVIYKQKFDLKKGRIQLTQLFNREGFSKAYLYKNTGKDMMSYNFPKNTGIPIGKAVDKNEIILDGNISIGDGIRYRDEGFVLGKILLNGKEVKEAFKGDKVKLTPSGYKKGDLIYRMSDKKLYDELKDYVKPYKRKILLQGELEFKVGFPLKLKTKFNGKEYEVLGDTVEVAERSPLDIKRVEECLMKSGEIPYKFEKVLFNIFEDGFIRISSLNNLRRELFEKILKEEISSYRRRRFKSDIIEKNLKTGKKLGYIYSCINKEQLKALLEDDSVKNIALDISYTKHKGALNISDFKNVENKNLYFMTPNIIKEEFKNVVNQIDEALPYIDGLITSNVGLINLYKDKLFIIGDYKLNLFNKEALNFYREDIDIPSLSLELNRKEIKEIMKSVDYNVAVGVYGKTELMISEYCPIGSTFGNKSNSKECNGACMRDEFTLVDRKNETFKVLGDNSCRSHILNSLALNLIEEIEELKTFNISTFRIDFKDETYNEVKVILEEVKKLKKSENRIYTKGHYKRGVE from the coding sequence ATGAAAAAGATAGAACTATTAGCACCCGCAGGAAGTATGGAAAGCTTAATAGCAGCTATAAATAGAGGGGCAGATGCTATTTATTTAGGGGGGAATAAGTTTTCGGCAAGAGCATATGCATCAAATTTTGATAATGAAATGATGATGAAAGCAGTAGACTATGCACACAGTTATGGAGTTAAGGTATATGTAACTATAAATACTTTATTAAAAGAAAGTGAAATAAAAGAAGCATTAAAATATGCAGGATATCTTTATGATATCGGAGTAGATGCTTTAATAATTCAAGACACTGGACTTATTAATTTAATACAAAACACATATTTAGACTTTGAATTACATGCATCAACTCAAATGACAGTACATAATGGTGAAGGTGCAATGTATTTTACTGAAAAAGGATTATCTAGAATCGTCTTATCTAGAGAACTTTCTTTAAATGAAATTAAATACATATCAAAAGATTTAGGTATAGAAACAGAAATATTTGTACATGGAGCACTTTGTGTATGTTATTCAGGGCAATGTTTAATGAGTTCTATGATAGGCGGAAGAAGTGGGAACAGAGGAAGATGCGCTCAACCTTGTAGAATGGAATATACAATAAAAGGTGAAAATACTGCACCTAAAAAAGCATATTTACTTAGTCCAAAAGATATGTGCTTAATTGATGATGTAGAAGAAATAATAAAAAGTGGAACAGCATCTTTAAAAGTAGAGGGAAGAATGAAGAGACCTGAGTATGTATCAGGCGTTGTAGATACTTATAGAAGAGCAATTGATAAGGTTATTTATAAACAAAAATTTGATTTAAAAAAGGGAAGAATTCAGTTAACCCAATTATTTAATAGAGAAGGTTTTTCCAAAGCATATTTATATAAAAACACAGGAAAAGACATGATGAGTTATAATTTCCCTAAAAACACTGGTATTCCTATAGGTAAAGCTGTTGATAAAAATGAAATTATATTAGATGGAAATATAAGCATTGGAGATGGAATAAGATACAGAGATGAAGGATTTGTATTAGGTAAAATATTACTTAATGGTAAAGAAGTAAAGGAAGCTTTTAAAGGTGATAAAGTTAAATTAACACCTAGTGGCTATAAAAAAGGTGATTTAATATACAGAATGTCTGATAAAAAATTATATGATGAATTAAAGGACTATGTAAAGCCATATAAAAGAAAAATATTATTACAAGGTGAATTAGAATTTAAAGTTGGATTTCCTTTAAAACTTAAAACTAAATTTAATGGAAAAGAATATGAAGTTTTAGGTGATACAGTTGAGGTAGCGGAAAGATCACCATTAGATATAAAAAGAGTAGAAGAATGTTTAATGAAATCTGGAGAAATACCATATAAGTTTGAAAAAGTATTGTTTAATATTTTTGAGGATGGATTTATAAGAATATCTTCCTTAAACAATTTAAGAAGAGAGTTATTTGAAAAGATATTAAAAGAAGAAATATCTTCTTATAGACGAAGAAGATTTAAAAGTGATATTATAGAGAAAAATTTAAAGACTGGTAAAAAACTAGGTTATATTTATAGCTGTATAAATAAAGAACAATTAAAAGCTTTATTAGAAGATGATTCTGTTAAAAATATAGCATTAGATATATCATATACTAAGCATAAGGGTGCATTAAATATAAGCGATTTTAAGAATGTAGAAAATAAAAATTTATATTTTATGACTCCTAATATAATAAAAGAAGAATTTAAAAATGTAGTTAACCAAATAGATGAAGCACTTCCATATATAGATGGATTAATAACATCTAATGTAGGCTTGATTAATTTGTATAAAGATAAATTATTTATAATAGGAGATTACAAATTAAATCTTTTTAATAAAGAAGCATTGAACTTTTATAGAGAAGATATCGATATTCCTTCATTAAGCTTAGAGTTAAATAGAAAAGAAATTAAAGAAATAATGAAGAGTGTTGATTATAATGTTGCCGTTGGAGTTTATGGAAAAACTGAATTGATGATTAGTGAATATTGCCCAATTGGAAGTACCTTTGGAAATAAATCTAATTCAAAAGAGTGTAATGGTGCTTGCATGAGAGATGAATTTACATTGGTAGATAGAAAAAATGAAACATTTAAAGTATTAGGTGATAATAGTTGTAGAAGCCATATATTAAATTCACTTGCTTTAAATTTAATAGAAGAAATTGAAGAATTAAAAACATTTAATATATCTACATTTAGAATTGACTTTAAAGATGAAACTTATAATGAAGTTAAAGTGATATTAGAAGAAGTGAAAAAACTTAAAAAAAGTGAAAATAGAATCTATACTAAAGGTCATTATAAACGTGGTGTAGAGTAG